In a single window of the Papaver somniferum cultivar HN1 chromosome 8, ASM357369v1, whole genome shotgun sequence genome:
- the LOC113304350 gene encoding protein AUXIN RESPONSE 4-like, producing MAIITETERESEIKETETTPLKTNSSSASPNPAAATHDLGSSPTANAFKFWAYFTFGISLFTLIIVTLSALTPQDDKSWFLSLPSELRHHYSKGRTIKVQTNPHSSPIEVFAVEDGSRKGETLLLIHGLGCNSYSFRNVIKTLGLNGIHAVGIDLPGSGFSDKSSLVEEERLVGAFGKIYDIYSDIKEKGLFWGFDQLVETGGMPYYEDETTKTRVSRTKSVKPLNLNSEDMGRIIGQVIDSMGLAPVHLALHDSALGMCANWVSENLELVRSLTLIDSTPTSTALPLWVLEVPVVREVLLGFSSVYEGILRSRCSRSINGTVAEAHRVLLTGRDGRRAVVGVEKGMNYSFDLEGWAGLTGIKSMPIQVLWSRSWSEEWTKEGSWVAGKLPQANFITHSGGRWPQEDAADEIAETITNFVGSLPKSVKKVEVEPIPKRIQKKFDEAEGSDHQPGHGSHDHHMGHGHGHGHGHVHQPNLMDSYGLGQGFRES from the coding sequence ATGGCGATTATCACTGAAACTGAGAGAGAATCAGAAATCAAAGAAACAGAAACAACCCCATTAAAGACTAATTCATCTTCTGCATCTCCAAATCCAGCTGCTGCTACTCATGATTTGGGTTCTTCACCAACAGCAAATGCATTCAAGTTCTGGGCATACTTCACATTTGGTATATCTCTTTTCACTCTAATAATAGTTACTCTCTCTGCTTTAACACCACAAGATGATAAATCATGGTTTTTAAGCTTACCCAGTGAGCTAAGACATCactattcaaaaggtagaactATTAAAGTACAAACAAATCCACATTCATCTCCAATTGAAGTGTTTGCAGTTGAAGATGGTTCAAGAAAAGGGGAAACTTTATTGTTAATTCATGGGTTAGGTTGTAATTCTTATTCATTTCGTAATGTCATTAAAACATTGGGTTTGAATGGAATTCATGCTGTTGGAATTGATTTACCTGGTTCAGGGTTTTCTGATAAATCTTCATTAGTAGAAGAAGAGAGATTGGTGGGCGCTTTCGGTAAAATTTATGATATTTATAGTGACATtaaagaaaagggtttgttttggGGGTTTGATCAGCTGGTTGAAACTGGTGGAATGCCTTATTATGAGGATGAAACAACTAAAACAAGGGTTTCGAGGACTAAGAGTGTTAAGCCATTGAATTTGAATTCTGAGGATATGGGTAGAATTATTGGACAAGTGATTGATTCAATGGGTCTTGCTCCTGTTCATTTAGCTTTACATGATTCGGCTTTGGGGATGTGTGCTAATTGGGTATCAGAGAATTTAGAGTTGGTCAGAAGTTTAACTTTGATTGATTCTACTCCGACATCCACTGCTTTGCCATTATGGGTATTGGAAGTGCCGGTTGTTAGAGAAGTACTGTTGGGATTTTCGTCTGTGTACGAGGGAATTCTTAGATCTCGTTGTTCTAGATCAATTAATGGTACTGTTGCAGAGGCTCATAGGGTCCTATTGACAGGAAGGGACGGCAGAAGAGCTGTTGTTGGAGTTGAGAAAGGTATGAATTATAGCTTTGACTTAGAGGGATGGGCTGGTTTGACAGGAATAAAGAGTATGCCTATTCAGGTGCTTTGGTCTCGTAGTTGGTCTGAGGAATGGACTAAGGAAGGAAGCTGGGTTGCTGGTAAGCTTCCGCAAGCTAATTTCATCACACATTCAGGTGGTCGGTGGCCTCAGGAAGATGCAGCAGATGAGATAGCCGAAACTATCACCAACTTCGTGGGGTCACTGCCAAAATCGGTCAAGAAAGTAGAGGTGGAGCCTATACCCAAGCGTATTCAAAAGAAATTTGACGAAGCTGAAGGCAGTGACCATCAGCCTGGTCATGGTAGCCATGACCATCATATGGGTCACGGACACGGTCATGGTCATGGTCATGTTCATCAACCAAACCTTATGGATTCTTACGGGCTCGGCCAAGGATTTCGAGAAAGTTGA